tgaatgtaaatctcaaaactttttcaagttttgagcagtttataaagattgtgtgttcaagatgaacaagtgtgtgaattactttaagctgatacagacagatatatattcaaacacaaatgtaaagaacacaataaacctttaaaaacttttctggtggatttgttgttccaccagagatggtatttcagaaattctgtgatctaagaatttgatcacagctgcatcctagtacaaactagataatttttctctcaagatttttctaaacagctctggaaaaattcttttctaattactagctactacttggtttttatattaccaagtttacaagtgaagacaaggatatataaaataataaagtaagatctccacttgtttcttctccagttcactccagtactttgttgatttaatgcctctttatactagagtagaacggctgctttttctgatgttcctgaaattaggctgccacatttcagttatctctgttcacccacgtgcctctgtttgtaggtacaactaccacttatcaacggttaatcaacagaacatccgttgaacctttcatccgttgatgcactcatccgttgaaggatgttatccgttgaaactttagagacatccgttgaagcttagcttctcatccgttgaaggtctttaagtcatccgttgataccacttcatttatacaaaattacaaggcatgaaatatttacaattggccttcctatctgcatatcttctagtagtcaacatgactcatagtttctctcaacttctaagaattacatcttaaatacagagactgaaatatgctacaacactagacttatttctaagtaaagctacaccatcaacggatagccaaagtggtcttatccgttgaggctacagacactgaatttctacttaagtgttttgttaaacatatcatcaagctaatgcacatatattcctaacaataataTCCGTTTTGGTTCGGATACGGAAAATATCCGTTTTTTTCAGGATACGAATACAGATTTTTCGGATGAATATcagattttttgaatttttttgacagAGCTACTTAGACCTAAcattcttcttttgtttcttattTATGGCTGACACGTGTCGTTTTCGTTCCTATCCTCGTAATAGTAGATTTATGGCATCTACATCTAGCAACATTAACAAAAAACAACATTATATTACTCGAGAAGTTTTTGTCATAATATTTTAGGAATGAATCAAAAACTCTTTTTATTATGTCCTTTTTTCTCTTTAAAAATTTATATCAAGAATTATAATTACgtaaatttgattttaaataaaatGTATCATATATGACTTAAGACaaatttttatcataaaaatACTTGTTCCATCCCGATTATTCATTaatcaaatttctgaaattttattcagttaaatCAAATAGATTTATGAGTATCCTAATATAAAATTAGGATAACAATATTCATCTTTCACTTACCTTTTTtcaccttttatttatttatcataaTAATCAAACTGGATAATATTTTGGAACAAACAAAATGATAATAGTGAACAACTAAATTGGGATAACTTGTGAATATATATTTACAGAAAGAGCATTTGTTAGGAATAGAATAACTTGTGTAATTAACGTGTAAAAACAAATACTCAGACAGCAGTATGTGCTTATATCTTGACGTGTTGGATCTTATAGTTCAATTCGCATTCACCGAGAACGGATATCGAGTAAAAATCACGTGCTCCTTCGGTTCCgcttaattatataaatatttttttgaactttttttaattatatatttttaaaaaaataaaatttaatcaTATGGACTACTTTTTTATCATGCACTCATTTTATAGTTTATACATTTAATATTAATTGGAACCACCATTTTACTCATTTTTCCTACCTTTCTTTGTTGAAAATTACATTTATTCTTAAATTTGGTATCAGGGCCCATATGAATATTGGGTCTTTTTGGCAAACCACTTATAAGTGATTTAGTGACTTTGACTTTTTCCATTTAAACTTATCTAGGAGTGTTTGTCTATCCAATATTTAAgtcaaatttataatttataagttgaatgttagtaacgttttactttttctcaatttattttatttttttaccCTTTTATTAACTTAAGTTTTAATATATTTGTTTTAAATGTTAATTTAATTTGAAGttcatgaattaagataatcaactttttgaaattttattcagttaaatCAAATAGATTGATGATTGTCCTAATATAAAATTAGGATAACAAATATtcatcttttatttacttttttcACTTTTTATTTATTATAACAATTAAACTGGATAATATTTTGGAACAAAACAAAATGATAATAGCGAACAACTAAATGGGGATAACTTGCGAATATATTTACATTTGTTAGGAGTAGAATAACTTGTGTGATTAACTTGTAAAAACAAATACACAGACGGCAGTATGTATTCTTAAACTCTGTGTCATAACCTATATATATCTATGGGGTATATTTGGGATCATTTATAAGTGACTTATCTCATTTAAACTTATATGAGTGTTTGTCAACccaatttttaaatttaaattttaatttataaattgatAAATTGAAATGATAGTAACattgtatttttttttaatttattcaatTTTTTGTTCTTTTATTAATGTAacttttaatatatatatatatatatatatatatatatgttttaaatattaatttaatttaaaattcatgaattaagataatcaaatttaaaaaatatttattttagtttatttatgTAAAAAAATTAGGATTTATAAGTAAACCAACTCTAGGTGAAATATGCAGAGTCTTATTATTCAAATACTTTATAATTTAtaagtatttatttacttatcacttattcaatttaaattacaagttacttattttaatatttatgaaACGGACAAACAATATTCAATGGGAGGGAGAGAGTAGTTAAATAGCCTAATTATATTATTCCCTCCATCTCATATTATGTTTGACAATTATGTAGTTAAAGTGACTATATTTTTACCAAAAATTAAGacaaatttatattatcttaGAATATTGGAAATATATTTCAAAGGGTATTAgatatattttctaataataTAAGTTTTGaatcatatttaattatgaataaatgtgatttatgataaaaatatgaaaaaattgatTATATATTAGTTAAAACAAGATACTTAATACGGGATGAAgggaaaaagaaattataaattTGTGTTTGGCACAAAAAGAATAATATTTTGTCGACGTTTCTCCGATTCGGACACGGGTTATGCGAACACAAGGAGAGTGTTTGCGAAAAATAAAACACAAAGGAGAGGTGTGAAATTGGAATCCAATCGTAGCTAATCATGGCGGGTTTAGCTTGATAGAATACAAACAATGGCAAGGGTTTTGAATCGGTGGAGTCATATTAAAACACTTTCATTAATCTGGTTCTTCTTTACAATCACTTTCTATTCTCTGCTTCGAATGGCCCTTTTTAACTCATCCCGCAATTCTCCTTCAGGTATGCTTCTATTCTTTTTCACCACTTCTATTAAGTAATTTCAGTTCATTTCATTTTTTTACAGTTTCTTAGTATCACAATTCACAACTGATTGTTTATTAATACTAAGTGCTAATTAGTGGTTAGAGGGGGTTTAAATGAGCTGGAAGTTTGTTATATTATACAATGCTACTTGAACTTGGTTCACAACATATTGTGTGATGTGTTAACTTCagttatatatatacaatatttATTGAAGTAGGCCTAGGAAGTTGCGGTGTAGATGTATGAATAACATCTAGTAGAGTGTAAATGGTGTATAACTTAATTTGTAATATTCTACTTGCATTGTGTATTTTTTTAACGGGATTTAAGGGTTATCAAGGAACGCTAAAATGATTGTCAATAGTGGGATCTGAACCAATTCTAAACTGTGCAAACGCCTGAAACTGAAAATGGAGCCTTGGAGCAACCCACTCAATTAATTTTTTTGCAATTGTGTTTTTTTATAGAAAATTAGGCGTATTTTACCGTGTATTAAAATGAGAGTATGTGTGCAAGTGGTTTTTGGAATTCTTGTTAAGCCTGCCTTACATGCTAGAGGACTTGACAGTGAATATAGTTGCAAACGATTCTCGGGCGAGGCTGTATGACAAGATGACGAGGGATTTACATGATAACGGAGCTCTTTTTCTCAAACAGGGAGAAACTTCACAATCCTTGTCACTTACTGATATCTTTGATCTCAAGGATGGATCTATCATCTCTATCCTCAAGGTAAAATGTGAGCATTTTCCATTTTCTGTTGAATTACGTGGATATCTTTTTCATGGTAGAGCTCTAATGACTAAGTGCTTTTGTGCGAAGGCTGCGGATCCTCCAGTGCGAGCTAATGTATTGTACCTAAGCCCTGAGCAGTCATTTCCAATCTCGTATGTATTTACTTACTGCAGTTTTTTCATTTCTCATACTGTGAAAGCTAAAAAAAATGTGCTTGCTCGATCCGGATGTCCTCGTGGCTTCTGCTTGAAATTTTTTAAAGAAGCTTTTGTACCCTTCTGAAAAATCTTCAAGATCTAAAAAGGATTATTAGACTGTGTAAAATGTTCTATTAATGACAAGCGTCCATAATCTCTTTGGTGTTTATATATATGGATTATGTAAGTATGTTTCAGTTGTGGAGCATAATCTGTGCGACTGTGTGAGTCCTGCTTCCGTACCCCTCTCTTGTTACtggagtatatatatatatatatatactcttgaCTGGGTACTTGCGTTATTGCAGGGCAGCTGTAAGGGATATTTTCCTTCCAAGCTTCAATAAAGGTAATTCTTTCTCTTGCTTTGGTCTACCCACTGAGTCTAGTATAGTTCTTGAATTTTTACCTTTAGATTGATGTATCTGTGTCATGCTATTTAAAGCTAAATCTATCAAGTACTTGCCCTTTCAGACCAATCTGAAGTTTTTCGACTCCTTGTTCTATTCAATAATATGTTTGTTTCTTTTTATTTGTAGTGATATGGTTTCAAAATTCTAGCGTGTACCATTTTAGCATGTATCATGCTTCTCACCACATTGTACCTGTGCCTGCTACAGACACGGAGGTTAGTAAATATTCTATGTGCCCGTCTTTACTTCTCATTagatattataattatatttagtgtAGGCAAAATCCCTTTGCCTCCTGTTTCGCagattgaagctgaagctaatGCAGTCAGAGCTGTTGCAGAGACTGTATGCCCGTTGAATATTGTCCTGGATAGGGTGGTTTTGACGTCAACAGGTGTGGTATTGGGTTGTTGGCAGGTTAGCTTTGTAGTTCCTGATATATTCTATGGTGTTTGTTCACCCTGACTGTCTCTTCTGAATCATGTGGGGATAGTTATTGAGTTACAGTATGGAATTCTGCTTCTAATTATGCTTATTCTATAGAGAAAATCGTCCATGTACGATCCGTACTGGACCTGACTTTGATTATTGTCGATGATATCAATTGATTGTTCCTAAGACTTACATTTTTCATTTTAGCTGTGTGCCGTGTACATGATCATAGCCATGTTCCTTTTGTTATTTACGAGTATGCTTTTGTATTTGTTCAGTATCAGAAACAGTATCTGGGAGATCAGTTAAGAGGGAGCACATTTTTCTTTTTAATGTGAACTCGTCTTTTTTGTAATTTTCTTCAGGTACTTTCTGGAACAGATCCTGTAACAATCCGTGCTAAACTCAAAACTGCTCTTCCACGTTCTCCAGCAAAGCAGCTTGTAAGAATCGAACCAGCACATGTCATTTGACTGTTTACAACACAATGTCTGTTCATTATGTTTAGTACATATCCACTTAATGGACCATTATTAGATATCTTTATGACTCTGAGGCTGGTATGCTGAAACGATATGGGGATCTAGGAATAAAACAGTTGTGACTTGTTCACAGCTGCGGTTCTTACAAGAGATTGTGATTTACTGCTGCAGTATGATAATGTGATGCTTCATACCTCATTTGCAAGGCTTCTTGGCCATCCCAACACTTACCCTCCGGAGGGAGATAAAACTTCTGAGCTCAAGTTCTTCGATGAGCTAGTAACTCGTGCGAACAAACGACTCACTGGGATTCAGGTTGTCTGTCATAATTCGTCGAAACTATAGACATTTGTTATACGGTATGCAGTTAAAAATATATTTGCGCTTGAAATAATGAAAATATGGAGTGACATGAAGTAgttatttcatttattttaagcCTACCACTTAAATTTTTTGATCTCTAAAATATAATGTAGTTTTAGTTTGTGTTTATTGGGTTGTAAATCCTCAGACCTTTATGTCTAACAAGTTTTAAGTTCTAAACAATACACGTTGCTCTTTTAGGCATTGCTACCATCAGCAGTTTGGGGCTTGAGCATGTAAATCACTTCCTAATTTCAGCAGGAATTTTTTTTTTGTGACTGATAGATTTGCTACAAATATGCTACAGACGATCTctttctctttataatttatgtAGTATTTTCTTTAGTCTTTCTTTGTCATTTATTCTTATTATCAAGGTATATTACCTTGGATTCGTGTCACTGTCTTTCTATGTTAGTTATTCTGCTATTGCATTTTAGTTCTGTATTTTTCTAGgttaaagagatatatatattacaGTACTTAATACTTAAGTTTGAAGGTTTCCTTTGGGGAAAATTCCTTGCTAGGTCATTTTCCTCCTGAGAATAGTGTTTATTAATGTTAGTTTTATAGCAGAAAGGTTCAAAGTTGTCTCTGGTACACTAATTAGGTAACTTTGGTCCTCAAGTTTTTTCTGTTACCGAAAGTTGCTCATGCCTTGTTATTTTGAATTCATTAGGCAACCATTACTGAGCTCTGGTATGTGGAAGAATATGATGTCCTGGCACTTGCGTTGAATGGAAGGATGAAGGCTCGCAAATTCCGACTTGGCTGTTCAAAAGCATGAAGTTGCTGAAGTTCAAAAATATAATTACAAGTCGAGTGCAAGGCAGTCCATCTCTTGTTATTGCTGAGGTTGGGATTCTCTTTCAGTCAAGTTCTCATTCCAGCCTGCAGCACTTGCTGATATCTCTTATATTGGTCAGTTTCACAGCACCTAACGGGTCCTTATACGGTTTTTATTCTCTATATGTACCGTAGTTTAGTACCTAATTAAAGGAGCTTGTTTATTTTACAAGAAGAATTTATAAACTTTTATAggtttttacatttttatttaaCATTTATCAAGCTTTATCTACTAAAATCTACAATATAATGAATATGGAAGCAGCGAATTTTTTCTGTAATATTATGCACaaagttttataaaattatggaagTGGAAGATCTGCAAGTAATCGTTGGGAGTAATATTGAATCTTGTTCATGTAAAGTGGTTTAAAATTCAATTAGTTTTATATAAGATTTCCCATGCACTGACATATGAGGCTTCTGGATTTGTGACCCTTCATTCTCTTTAAGAGCTCCCGCAGAGATTGAAGTGAAATTTGGTTCCAGTATCACTCATAGGTACCAGGAGAACTGTGCAATACATTCCTATATTTTGGGTAAGGGTTTATCagtttcttcttctttttttgcTAAATGGTTTTATGAGTTTCACTGTGATGAAATTATATATGACTTAAATATCAAAGTAGTCACCGAAGAGAGGGGCATATATCAAAAAACTCATTTTAGTTATCGGGGATTCAGTTGCACCACTCTAGTTGAGAGTAATGACAATGCCGTTAATTGAAACCTTTGACTAACGGAAAATGTTTTGATGTTAAAAAACTAACCTAACCAGGCAAGACGTGGAATGCCACGTGGAATCCAACTAAGCCAGCCTTAAATATATAAGTAACTCAACTAACacaatatcatatatatatatatatatatatatatatatatacacgtgTGTATTTACATATTAGAACTTTCcccaatttttaaaattataaaccCTAAAATGAAGAACACACACTCGGAATCAAACTAAACGTCTTCTACTAATGCAACAATTATACAATTACAACTTACAAGTTTAAGTTTTGTATACTCAAAAAAGATGATAGTGTGAGAAGTGGGTTTGATAGATGAATCTTGTGTTTGAAACATAAAGAGATGATAGTAATAGGTGTTGTTGTACGTTAGagatttaaaattaaaaaatgaatgtTCAATTTTAAAAGAACAATGCATATTCTTATATTACtagttttttatattttaatttacttattttttaatttaaatttaaaagaTTCTAAGTTGAAATGCAATTTTATTAACATTAAAAAGAAAATTtgtaaatttaaaatttatatctTGATTGATttctaaataaaaaaattattttttataaattttaaataagatTAAGAATTATAAGTAAAGTTTTCCATTTAATGTAAAATTTGAATCTCTAAAAAATACAAGATGAAGGAAATTGGTGactaatttataaaattaaatcgagaatttttaaaaaatttaacatgtaatatattttttacaaaattaaattttaagatttcgatatttaaataaatacacttgatttgattttaaaaatttgaaaacagtgattgAACTTTTGTGAAACATCGTTACGTAGTATAGTACATTTTTCCGGCTGTTACTTCGGTTAAAATCTGTCATTTTTCCGTCAAGTCAAACAAGCTGACTAATGGGGCTGTTATTATCGTCAACTAGAGTGGTACGACCCAGTCCCCGATAACTAGAGTTAGGTTTTTGATATATGACCTTCACTTTCAGTTAAGTGATTACTTTGAGATTTAAGCCAATTATATATTGATATTGTGTTGGTGTATCTGCAGCATTTTTTTTTATTGGAACCAGGTATCTGATCATGAGTGTCTTCCACGGAATTTTATTTTGTAAAGGATTATGATAATGAAAATAAGTTAATGTTAATGTAACCTTTGTCTCCGCCATGATTCAAAATTTGATACTGCAACCTAAGTTGGAATATGCTTATTCCTTGATATGCTGCATCCGTTCATCTAAAATAAGGAGTCTGTCTTGTTTTGTCTTTCAGTTGTCATGAAAATCTGCTGAATTTGCCATATGCAGATTCGCAGTgttttgtatcgttatatagtAAAGAAGATGGAATATATGATGGATCAATGGGTATGTATATTGGAATCAGCATGTCACTACATGTTTCAGTGGTCTGAGGGCCCACGAAATGTTTCGCCTATTTTCTCCAAatacaaattatttttattggtaTCCTGAATTGTTTATCCCACTAAAATGATTTAAAGGAGAGGATGATTACTACTATAATTTGCATTCAGCAACGTCCTCAACAATTATGATTAAAATAGGGATAACCTCTGGGATAATAAAATTTCAATGAAAACATAACATGGTTATAGGCACGtaaaaaagaaaataattaaattgatGTCGGagaaatttaatttttttttttaaactgTTAGTAACACAAATTtcttttttaattaaaaataattattatctatttttatttaaaaaaattataaataaaatttttaactACCCAatcaaaatttattaaaatatgtGTAAAAAATGAATGGAAAAGACAGAGGGAGGTCTATGATACAAATATTAGGAGCCTTCCAAATCTGAGCAACCTAACGAATGCACACCCTCCTCCTCACTACAATAAGCTAGCATTATATTAAGCACACAAACGCCAAAAGAGGGCCCACCTCCAGTCCACGTAAGACCACCAAACTGGCGGTGGCGGGTGCCTGCTGCCCTAAAAAATACAAGAAATAATAGGGGTAAAAAGGTAAAAACACAGGTGCGTGCTGAAAGTGGAGGTGGAATATGACATCGATGCTCTCCACGCTCTCCATCCCCCCCTGTATTATCCTCCCGCCACTCTTTCCACACGCCCCCCCATCTCCCTTTATATTTTAACAATATTTATACATATCAAGTATCAGCTCACAAATATATCATTTCTAACCCTCTAAATTTCTCTTCAGGGTCTTTTACGACAGGTTAGTTATTTATCTATTTTTTATTAGTAGCTTCTTTTTTTGGTATTTAGTAGTCATTCGTAATCAAATATATCGGTGGTGGTCGTGGTGAGCGATAATCGAACCTCAAACTAAAACGAGGATCGGTCTTTGGGCTTTTGACTTTGATTCATAAGTTTGATCAGTCTTTTGATTATAAAGGACATATTCAATTATGTTTAACTTTTTCGTACTTGTCTATCCGTGTTACAATTTCTGTTCAAGTTCTAATATATTGGATATCTTGCTTCATTTACTAATTGAAATTAGACAATACGTGTTGCCTCCATTCTGATATCTTCCGGataggatgtatatgatatgTTTGATGTTTTTTTTCCCAGGGATCTAAAGCGTGATCGAAAATACTAGTGTTGCTACAATGGCTGACAAGAGCAAGTCATCCAGGTCATTGATTCGACATTCATTACTTATTCTATTTGTTTGTTGTAGATTAATGTGCTTCGTATTTGCAATTTATTCTTGCATAGCTCTATTCATCCATTTAATCAACAAACATGTTAATGTTCATCTACTATGAGTCGTAATTTTACATAATAAGAGAATTCTACATTATATATGCTCAACTGAAAATTACTAAGAAATCTGTTAGTTGCATATATTCGGCATTTGGCATCTAACAAAAAAGTTCGAAATTGCATGGAATAAGGTAGTTGCAGGATCTTTCAGTTCTACAGTGGACTTATTAACTGAAAGAGCTGCTGCTCTATTAATGCTATGCTGTAATGGTCTTAGATGTAGTGCATTTCACTTGGCATATGTTTCGATGTTGATTATTTTTTACCTTGAGAAGACATTAGATAGGTATTAAAACTTATGGCTAGTCAAAATTAGAATCTGCTGCTTCATGGCACACCCGGCCTTAATGTTCTTGGCCAGTTGTCCGAACCGTATATGGGTTCTACAGATTGTAGGCCTTTTATAACTATTCCGGCTGACTACTTATTTTATCATCAAGTTGATACTATCGATAACTATTACCATATGGGGACTTGCTACAGAGAGTACATATGTTAGTGAAG
This sequence is a window from Apium graveolens cultivar Ventura chromosome 9, ASM990537v1, whole genome shotgun sequence. Protein-coding genes within it:
- the LOC141687274 gene encoding uncharacterized protein LOC141687274 isoform X3, whose protein sequence is MARVLNRWSHIKTLSLIWFFFTITFYSLLRMALFNSSRNSPSEDLTVNIVANDSRARLYDKMTRDLHDNGALFLKQGETSQSLSLTDIFDLKDGSIISILKAADPPVRANVLYLSPEQSFPISAAVRDIFLPSFNKVIWFQNSSVYHFSMYHASHHIVPVPATDTEIEAEANAVRAVAETVCPLNIVLDRVVLTSTGVVLGCWQVLSGTDPVTIRAKLKTALPRSPAKQLYDNVMLHTSFARLLGHPNTYPPEGDKTSELKFFDELVTRANKRLTGIQVVCHNSSKL
- the LOC141687274 gene encoding uncharacterized protein LOC141687274 isoform X1, translating into MARVLNRWSHIKTLSLIWFFFTITFYSLLRMALFNSSRNSPSEDLTVNIVANDSRARLYDKMTRDLHDNGALFLKQGETSQSLSLTDIFDLKDGSIISILKAADPPVRANVLYLSPEQSFPISAAVRDIFLPSFNKVIWFQNSSVYHFSMYHASHHIVPVPATDTEIEAEANAVRAVAETVCPLNIVLDRVVLTSTGVVLGCWQVLSGTDPVTIRAKLKTALPRSPAKQLYDNVMLHTSFARLLGHPNTYPPEGDKTSELKFFDELVTRANKRLTGIQATITELWYVEEYDVLALALNGRMKARKFRLGCSKA
- the LOC141687274 gene encoding uncharacterized protein LOC141687274 isoform X2; protein product: MARVLNRWSHIKTLSLIWFFFTITFYSLLRMALFNSSRNSPSVNIVANDSRARLYDKMTRDLHDNGALFLKQGETSQSLSLTDIFDLKDGSIISILKAADPPVRANVLYLSPEQSFPISAAVRDIFLPSFNKVIWFQNSSVYHFSMYHASHHIVPVPATDTEIEAEANAVRAVAETVCPLNIVLDRVVLTSTGVVLGCWQVLSGTDPVTIRAKLKTALPRSPAKQLYDNVMLHTSFARLLGHPNTYPPEGDKTSELKFFDELVTRANKRLTGIQATITELWYVEEYDVLALALNGRMKARKFRLGCSKA